The nucleotide window CCCGAAACTGGAATCAGAtactctggaggtggggcctggtAATCTGCAGACAGGAACTAGGCATTTGGTTCGCAAACCCAAATGTTAACAACGACAGAAAGTGACAGAGCCtcacctttcccttctcttttgcaAGGTGCCTTTTTTGTGTCTTGTGTCTCATCTGCACCGGATGCCGACGTTTCAAGTTCAGGAATCCTTTTGAGAAAGCTTGAACTTTTTCTGacattctccttcccttccagtcGCAGCCTCAGGGCGGCCACCCTGGACAGAATTTTCTCCTTCACCCCCTCAGTTAAATGTCCACTCCTTGAGGTTTCTTGCCTCTTGACCTCCCTGGAACCGCTCCCCGCTGGAGGAGACTTTGGGAAGCTGAGGGTCTGGGCGGCCGTGGGCCCGAGCTTCTCTTCCCTTGGTTTTCGCCCATTGCCCAGATTGGAGCCCTGTGGACGAGGGCCCTGCAGTGTCTTAGGAACTTTCTCTGATGCACGTTCAACTGCCACAGATGCCAAGGTCACagccagggagcccgatgcactTGCGGGTTTGGCTtccccagtgcagggctcctCCGTCGTAGGTTCCTGGATTTTGTGGCTTTTTACAAAGTTTGTGATGTTTCTTTCAGCCCATGAGGTAAAAGGCAACTGAGTGAGACCACTGGGAGAGGGTGACTGTTTCCCACACTCACTCTCAACGGCTCCTCTCTCCTTTGAGTCAGAAAATGCGTCTCGGTGGTTTCTGGGCTCCACGAAACCCTGCTCGGGGATGTCATGAATTTGACCCGAGGAGTTGTGAGTATCAACTCCAAGAGATGCATGAGTCATCACGGCAGGGCCATCAGAAAGAGGTAAAGTGGGGAAAACGGATTCtgctttgttgtttttacttCGTTCAGCCTCCCCTGGGCTTCTCACGATGCCCTCTTGTATTTGGCTTATTCCGCAACCATGTGGAAGCATTCCCCCTCCTTCGTCAGGACTCGGGACTTGCAAGATGGCAGGCTGGACTTCCAGTCTCTGGCCCACGTGCCCATCATTTCGTTTCCTCTCCTCGCTGACGGCAGCTGGCGTGGATGCCGAAGGCCCTGCTGTCTCAGCCCGGGCACACACCATCACACCTGCTTCAGCCCTGGGGTCCACAGATGACTCTACAATTTCAGGGCAGGTCAGAAACCGTTTAAAGAAGGCAGCGTGATCTGCCTGAATTTGGTTTTCCTCCTGGTTTTGACTCACACTGTTAACACTTTCCCTCTTGCCAGTTCTGGAAGGCTCTGATAGCAAGTCTGTGACATCTACGGGGTCCACAGATGACTCTCGGAGTCTGGGTTGGCTCAAATACTTGGAAGAAAGACTACTCCAATACGCACGGCTGGCTGGTTTTCCACTTCTGTGGGTTTCTCTGTTATTAACAAGGGCTGAGCCAGACTCAGCCTGAGGGCTGCGAGCCTTGAGAACATCAGATACAGCCCAGACCCTGTCAGGAATTATGGGACCAGTTTCCAACTCCTTGTACTCGGAACCTGTAGGTTGTCTTGCAGGCCAGACTTCTGGAATGGAAGCTTCCAGAGTTATAATCTTCAGCTTGCTGCCTGCTTTCCAAAGTCCTGGACCGCTCCCTCCGGACATTTCCAGGGGGATATTAGAGAGAGGTGGAATGTGTCTTGGAGCCTGACCCCCatcttccacagtggcttcaGCCACCTTGCACATGCTAGTCCCCAGGCCTGAGCTCTGTCCTCTCTCCACCTTGGAGTTTGCTGATAAGTGGTCCAAGGACACCGGGTCTAATTCCCCTGGGGCAACAGCTGTCGTGGGCCAACTTTCTTGGAAATCATCTTCGGGAGAACTCTGTTGGGGTAAGCTCTCTTGCTGGATTCTCTGTGTTGTTTCACTTTCTTTGTCTTGGAAATTCTCTTCAAGCCTCCTTCTGTCTGCTCTGTCCACAGTCAGGCTCTTATTTCTAGAACGGTTATCAGTCTGAAGTGGAAAACTGCAGCAAAAGCCCTCTACTTCTGGAAGCTGAGGAACATGGACGTGGACTCCTGGTCCACTGGGAAGCATGCGGAGGGGCTCTTCTAGCGATTTGGGTGTGGAATCATTTAAGATATGACCCAACTGTGCGTTGGAAGGAAGCTGGCAAATGTTTTCATCCAGTGCCTGAGGTGAACTCTCCTTGGGACCATGTGCATGACTGTTCTCAGCAATTGAAGCAGGGCGGTATTTGGCTGGGTGGACTTTGGTGGACATGGTAACCGTCGATGTGTCCCCACTCTCCCTGGTCACCTGAAGACACTCAAGATTAGCAGTTAAAGTCATTGGCTTCTCATGAGGAAACATTACAACTGAACCTTTTCTGGCTGGTGTATCTGTCGTGTCGGGGACACTGATACTGGGGCTCTCGTCACCAACTTCTAGAAACTGCACAGAAGAGCTATTCTCAGAACACAGAGGCTGTCTTTCCTCAAACCCTCCTGAGTTGCCGGGGCTTGACCTCTCCTGGCCAGCCTGTACTATGGAGACCAATGTGGAGGTGAAATTCTCCATTTCTGCTAAATTTTCCCCTGTGCCACCTTCACTGGCTTTTTGTGAAATGTTCCAGGTAAAAGTACTGGTAAAAAGAGGGGGCATGGCGGAGTTTCGCTCCTTGCTGCTCTCGCGTGGAGACTGTGGAAGCTCAGAACCTTCTGTTTGAGAAAGAATGCCTGGCATCTCGTTATCAGGAGACCATGAATCAGATCCTTTGCTTTGACTCTCCGCCAGCTCTAGGTCCATAGAGCAAATTTCCTGAGGCAAACATTTATCAGCTGAGGCTCCAGCAGGAGAATCCGCAGTTTCACATGTTCCTTGGTCACGGGCTCCAAGACGCTCCCACACGCACGCGGCTTCCCTGCCCCTTGGCCCATCGCATAGAGTTTCCGGGGTGAGGCTGGTATTTGTGGGTTCAGGGAAAGCAACAGAGAGAGCCTTGGACTCCCAGAGGTCAGCGCTGCCCTCCTGGGAGAGAAGCACTGAAAGCTCCCAGGGGGACGTATTTTCGTTATTGGCATCTGGGATGCTCAGCTCATATCCTAGGTCTTCCCAGGACCCTCCAAGTGCGTGgtcttttctgttttgcttttctccatGCTGCGGGCATCGAGTACAGCTTCCTCGCTCCAGGCATTGGGCCAGTGGTGTGTCTTTCTCGTTGATCCCTCCTGTGTTGGGGAAGGAATTTGTTGTGGTCCCAGCAAATGCAGACTGCTCCCCAGCAGGATCTGAGAAAGTTGGCAACGGGCTGAGAAagtctctctccctggctgtttcCTGAATTTGCACCTAGGAAGATGAAAGTGATATTAATAGACTTGTTCCTAGGAGAACACAATTGGGCATTCCTGGGAGCCCAAGAATGTTAATCCTTGATGACTGCAATAATGGACAAGAGGAGTCGCAGCAAGGATTGAAATCTGAACACTGGTCCCCAAACCCTCTCTAGCTATTAGAGACTTCCCGGAGAAATGCACATTTAAGCAACTGCGTTCCAGGGGACCCTTGGTCAAATTCCCTATTATAAGCAAAAAGCCTTCTGACAGTCATCATTTAATacttccttgtctctctctcaggaaataagacagaaataaattgaATGTAAACTGTTTTGGTCAAGTTAAGTTACCAGGGCTTGTGTGTATCTCTCCAGAAAGAAACATTTCACATGATCATAACAAATGAAACATACAGTGTTTGTAAAGTAGCAATGAACAGCCTTTGTCCCCAAAATATGACAGCTTGCTGGTTAATAATGTTactaaagaacagagaaaggccTGTCCTTTGAACCTGCCTCCAGTGAAGGAATGGGTTACGTCTGGCCATCAGCACTGCCAATTATTTCTGCCCCAGGAAGGTTATAGAATTCTAGAATGCCTCTTCCACTTTAAAACAGATGCCCTGTGGCAGGCAAACCACGTCGACGAGAAGTAGACGAttcaggggaagagagagacacagagagagagagagaaagagagaggaaggaaggaaggaaggaaggcaggaaggaaggaaggaaggaaggaaagttagCTCACTCTGTGAGGAGTGAACCCTGACGGTTTTGTGACATTGTGGCTATTGTTTAAGGAAACAACAAGATCTTGGACTACGTTCTTGTCTCTTAAAACCTTTAACCCATAAATTATTTCAACACACATCAAAATCATGCCCAGCCAACAAAAAGGGAATTGGTGCTAAATTTTGGCAAGTACCTCTATTTATGCCCCCAGTACTCCTGCTTTGGAGCAGCCCCCTTCAAATATGCAGAAACTGATAAATGGGCTCATAGAGGGGAGGAGACAGTCTCCTGGCATCTAACAAAGCTGACCTGGAATGTTCTGGGCACAGTGTGGCTCCAAGTCCTGAGACTCATTCCCATAAATCACACAGAAGAATCTTGGGTCTTCTTGCCCTGCAGTCAGTCCCTTTACATCTTATCAGTGGGGAACAGAACATCATAGCTTCACGTCCCCCCACTCACCCCCAAGGCTGCCTGCTGCCACGAGTGAGCGATTCCCCTCTTATCTTCTTAAACCCACCCTGATGTTCATTTAATTCTGATCTTATTGGCACCCAAATGCTAAATGAACAAGAAGAAAT belongs to Ailuropoda melanoleuca isolate Jingjing chromosome 14, ASM200744v2, whole genome shotgun sequence and includes:
- the ALPK2 gene encoding alpha-protein kinase 2 isoform X4, with protein sequence MICCSASVEVECSAENPQLSPNPKDGGGTSWKHATEACAREKTSQLDEKEHPCEGEESIWAGTPASADSPSSKLSCAGSLQLLANSDTSASRSENPLDVKGKKPTEEACDPKDAEEVADGLLFSNSSHIPAQLNVCCHGPVHSQVSRLTDGALSSEGPREDVSTSGPAEPKAQKYISFSRPLSEEAASVRPGDGAPIKQQVSPQVSSEDSDSDYELCPEITLTCTEEFSDDDLEYLECSDVMTDYSNAVWQRNLQGTVHVFLLESDDEEMEFSACCLGGCEHLLSEMGCGPRVSDDTGPMEATTGFCGYHSQPQEVGVKSSQASTHSPSSLQTGMILTLGPHRDATSTVTDPGRYKPPMALEAAENDYPGIRRETRDSHQTGEEFASDNLLNMEKTVIETAIKCLSGELEKSGVNRWLEITAAEGGGDEGSLTKRGSEKPARARRPSMRGEPNMLSPNLKESATGGTLNLLYPKEPVKPPLTQTDRRDGSHARAGAAGWNSQVPAGECATQAGAEQEAKPLRMALGSLPQGGDSAFEGEGVPGQNLFETSRVPDWRAHLQVQIQETARERDFLSPLPTFSDPAGEQSAFAGTTTNSFPNTGGINEKDTPLAQCLERGSCTRCPQHGEKQNRKDHALGGSWEDLGYELSIPDANNENTSPWELSVLLSQEGSADLWESKALSVAFPEPTNTSLTPETLCDGPRGREAACVWERLGARDQGTCETADSPAGASADKCLPQEICSMDLELAESQSKGSDSWSPDNEMPGILSQTEGSELPQSPRESSKERNSAMPPLFTSTFTWNISQKASEGGTGENLAEMENFTSTLVSIVQAGQERSSPGNSGGFEERQPLCSENSSSVQFLEVGDESPSISVPDTTDTPARKGSVVMFPHEKPMTLTANLECLQVTRESGDTSTVTMSTKVHPAKYRPASIAENSHAHGPKESSPQALDENICQLPSNAQLGHILNDSTPKSLEEPLRMLPSGPGVHVHVPQLPEVEGFCCSFPLQTDNRSRNKSLTVDRADRRRLEENFQDKESETTQRIQQESLPQQSSPEDDFQESWPTTAVAPGELDPVSLDHLSANSKVERGQSSGLGTSMCKVAEATVEDGGQAPRHIPPLSNIPLEMSGGSGPGLWKAGSKLKIITLEASIPEVWPARQPTGSEYKELETGPIIPDRVWAVSDVLKARSPQAESGSALVNNRETHRSGKPASRAYWSSLSSKYLSQPRLRESSVDPVDVTDLLSEPSRTGKRESVNSVSQNQEENQIQADHAAFFKRFLTCPEIVESSVDPRAEAGVMVCARAETAGPSASTPAAVSEERKRNDGHVGQRLEVQPAILQVPSPDEGGGMLPHGCGISQIQEGIVRSPGEAERSKNNKAESVFPTLPLSDGPAVMTHASLGVDTHNSSGQIHDIPEQGFVEPRNHRDAFSDSKERGAVESECGKQSPSPSGLTQLPFTSWAERNITNFVKSHKIQEPTTEEPCTGEAKPASASGSLAVTLASVAVERASEKVPKTLQGPRPQGSNLGNGRKPREEKLGPTAAQTLSFPKSPPAGSGSREVKRQETSRSGHLTEGVKEKILSRVAALRLRLEGKENVRKSSSFLKRIPELETSASGADETQDTKKAPCKREGKAPILLKKIQAEMYPDHSGNVRLSCQFAEIHEDSSIWWTKDSKSIAQAQRSAGDNSPVSLAIVQAGPKDQGIYYCCIKNSYGKVTTEFNLTAEVLKQLTSHQDMKGCEEIEFSQLIFREDFLSDSYFGDHLRGQIATEELHFGEGVHRKAFRSKVMRGLMPVFQPGHACVLKVHNAVAYGTRNNDELVQRNYKLAAQECYVQNTARHYAQIYAAEAQPLEGFGEVPEIIPIFLIRRPENSIPYATVEEELIGEFVKYSIRDGKEINFLRRDSEAGQKCCTFQHWVYQRTSGCLLVTDMQGVGMKLTDVGIATLAKGYKGFKGNCSMTFIDQFKALHQCNKYCKMLGLKSLQNSSQKQKQPSASKSKAQPSSTTGKKTAPGTLAEKTTSHPL